AAACAAGTGGGACCACATCAGCCTAAAAAGCTCTGTGCACAgcaaaccaacaaaatgaaaaggcaacccactgaatgggagaaaatgtttgcaaatcatatatctgataaacgGTTAATACCCAAAGTACtcatatataaagagctcatacaactcaatagcaaaaaaaaaagccaattaaaaCGTGAACCAGGGATCTGagcagacatttttccaaagaagacatctGTAGATGGCCAACATGAAAAAACACTCAACATCATTACTCAGCAGAGGAATgcgaatcaaaaccacagtgagataccatctcacatttGTTAGAGTGGCTATTGtcaaaaaggcaagaaataataAGTATCagggagaatgtggagaaagaggaaccctagTGTGCTGTTTGTGGGACTGAACTGGGGCAGCCTCTACTGAAAACAGTGTGAAGgctcctcaaaacattaaaaatagaactacccaCTTTCATCCAGCAAAtcccacttttgggtatttatccaaagaaaagcactaattcaaaaagatacatgcaccccatGTTcgttgaagcattatttacaatagccagacCTACAAACAACCTAAGCATCTATTgactgatgagtggataaaatggATGTGGCacactaaaaagaataaaatcttgccatttctgacagcacggatggaactggagggcattatgccaagtgaaaaaaagttgaagacaaataccattcgATCTCACTGTGTAAGAAGTTAGCGTTCATAGGATCAGAAAATGAACTTAGGAAACTAGGCTGTTTTTAGTGATCATTGCTTTTTGTATTCTTACTGAAAACTGTAAAGAAGGTCAGAGATGCATGCTGAGGTGGCATCCCTCCATGGTCCACCCTAAAGGCTTCCCCATAGAGGGTGTCCTCTACTGCGGAGGCCAGATGAGGCCCAGGACACAAGGTCTCTCTCCTCATCCTCCCTAGAGGCCACTTTGGACATAGGCTAGTCTCTGGCTGCCCCTACCAGCACCTTCCCTATCTGACATCAGTGGtcagtgagacagagagagtcCCGTTTGCTGGGAGGGAGGCCTGGACTCGTCCCCTTCAGCCGGGTCTGGCTCAGGAGAGTCAGACTTCCTCCCTACCCGGCACCATTCTCACCAGGGTTTCTCCCTAAGCCAACGCCTTGTGGGGAGCTATTCCCTGGGCACACAGGGATGTGGCATGTTTATGACTTCTTGCTGGCCAGAGGTCGTGGGAACCCTCCACTAAGAGGAAGCTGAAGTTTCTTCCTGATGCTGAGCTGAGCAATCCAGACCTTCCTGGCTCTTAGGGCTTCTCATGTCTCTCTTCCCCAGCTTCCTTCTAAAGCTTGACGGTCGCTGACTCTTTGCTGTTCCATTGCTCACTATCTTCCCCCACATCCTCCCGGTGACTCTAGCACCTGAGTAACTGAACGGTGTGGCTGCAGCAGACACTGGGCAAaagatttttcttcctgtgtgGGGCAGCATGTGGGGAGCTAGTTCTGAAACCACCCTCCGCTAGAGGGAGACTGAGTCTCAAGAAAGAAAACGATAGGAAATGTGTGCCGTTAACTTGTTTATATAGCCTTTGTATTGTAGCCAactatctctttttaaaaaattgtgaaaataatgaatgagtttattcatttttttaattttaggaattgcttttattttgtaattgtgTAAATATTTACGTGGTTCCAAAATCAACTCTGCAAAACGAGGTACattcaaagtttattttcaacccccctcccaccttctctctccctgAAGGTAATAGGTTTAATTATACCATTTACTTTTCCATCACTTTTCCATTAGAAATAGATCTATTTGCACCTCCTTTTTTGGACAAACAATAGCACACTATTCACACGCCCTACACCTGGCTTTGTTCACTTAAAAGCATGTCTTGAGGATGACTCCACAGCAGCGTCTCCCTCACTGAATCGGAAAGTTGCCTAGTACTCCGTAGTGTGCAAGGAGGCTCTGGCCTCTCACTGACACGTGGGCTGTCTCCAGTCTGTAGCTGTTACAAGCAATGCCACCTTTAGTAGTGTCCACCTCACTTCACAGTTTTGCCAGAGTATCTTTGGGACAGATTTCTGCACGTGGGACTGCGTCACTGCTAATGGTGCCAGCTAGAGACCGCCAAGTTCCCCATCGTGGAGTTCCTACCATTTTTCATCTCCACATGCAGCCTGTTAGGCTGCCTGTTTCCTCAAAGCCTGGCAAGCGAGCCAATCTCATGGGTTTTACTTTGCATTGGTCAGAGAAATTATGAgcaatgttgaacatcttttcataaggTCAAcagcaatttttctttctttctctgtggtaTGTCTGACTATATATCAAGCCCAGTTTTCTGTAAGGTTATTagtctttttcttctgtatttttagaaGCTGTTGAAAAATCAGATACCAACACTTTGTAATagaattttaacttatttttctcagttgcctttttgctttttgttgttgaattaaaATGCATTAATCTGCATCTGTGGATATAATCATACATTCACCTTGGatcaattaataaattaatggaCTTCCTAATGTGACTATCTGTCCTTGCATTCACCACTTGGttatgaaaactttttttaactcGAAGATCGAATTGCCTCTATTAAGCAATTCACAAACTGGGCAGCATACCACTGAGCAACTAGAAGGGCgttcccttaatttttttttacatgctgTTGGATTCTGCTTCCGTTCCTGCCATGGTTCCGAAAGGCAGAGTTTGGACTCAGTATCACACCTCTTTCACAACATGAACTTGGGAATCTTCTTTCCTTTGCCTGCTCTGGAATAATTTGatgttaaaatttccttttgcaAAGTTTGATAGAATCCTCCAGTGTAACTATCTGGGCCTGTTTTGTGGAGTATTCCAGTTCTTTCATGTTAAATGACTTTCCTTGGCCCTAGGGGTCCTCtttgttaaattgtttttctccaaaattatCCATTTAATGTAGATTTTCAAGTATATCTACATGGAATACTTTTACTATTAACTCTTGTGTCTATTTCTAATTTCATGTATTGTGCTGCCTCCCTTTTTCTTGAGTAGTTTACCtatcaattttactttttcaaggaAAGTTTATTCatgctatttttgttgttttcaaaccCCACTAATCTctatcactttctttctttcttctgctgtcaTTGGGTTTACCTTTTTGCCCCTAGTTTTTTTAGTAtgttcattcacttattttaCCTTCTAACTTTCATATAggtatttaatattataaatccTCCTATAATAGCCATTCAAGCTATTtcccatattctttttttcattactatttttaaaaaattctatttgaaTTCTCCCTCTGACCCAGGAGTAAAACCCATGTTGTTAaatttctcctctccccctcccccttcacaCACACCTTCTGGATTTAGGGCGAGTTTGCGCTTCATTCTAATGGTCACCTAGTGCTGGTGCTTTCACGTGGTGTACACGCCTCTTTTGGGCGATTGTCTACCTGAGCATGTATGGTGACAGAATAAATGTGTACACGCATACTGGtctctgcccaccctccacctttTTGGCAGAGGGTTCCTGAAACTATTGCAATTTCCTAGGGATAAACTgtttttgttctaatgaggtgactctgggTGGCTCCCGAATGGGGGCTGGTCACCTGCAAGGCCAGGCCATGTTAAGAAACGTGGAATTTTTCAGTCCCAACccccctgccccattctccagAGGGGAGAGATAAGctggaaatggagttaataacTATATGTCTGTGTGATGAAGCTGAGCACGCAGGGTTCTGAGAGCTTCTGGGTGGGTGGACCGTGCAGGTGGGGGACAGTGGAGACCCCGGCCCCTCCCCACAATCCCCGCCCTCAGCGTCTCTCCCACCTGGACATACACCTGTATCAGTAAGTTCTTCTGCAAACAGTAAGTTAGGTGTCTCCCTGAGTTTTGTGAGCTGCCCTAGCAAATCAATTGGCCCTGAGGAGGGGGTCACGGGAACCACAGGTGACAGCTGGGCTTGAATGACATCTGAGGTGGGAGCTGCCTTACATGACTGAGCCCTTAACGGGGGGGACCGGCTGCTCTCTCCAGGTGTCAGAACTGAGCTGAATGGTGTCACAGGATGGCTTGGTGTGAGGAAAACCCCACACACCTGCGGCCGGGAGTGTTGTGTGTGGCAGTGTGACAGGAGAGGAGAAGcacaggagggggcaggggttTCCCATACAGAACCCCACAGAAACGATCCAGGAACCTCAAtgcccctgctgggccctgctgcAGCACCAAACCCAAGGCAGAACCCTTCTATTCCCCGTTAATACCTGCTCCTGATAACAGGGCTCATTCTGCTTCacactccctccctgctctcccctcGTGACAGCTGTGCTTTATGCACAGGTGGCCGAGAAACCTGGCAACAAATGAACACGTATGAATGGTGTGTTGATACTGTGTTTCATACCAGATGACATGGCAGCATCTACTTCCAGACTCTGTGGCCACCCTGTAACTGCGAAGCACACAGCTACTGCCCGCCACACAGTTTCCACTATACCCGTCTATTCTCAGTCCCACGAGCAAACCTAAGTCACTGTCACCACTGGGGGGAGACGCCGATCGCTTCAGTGGTTCTGGGTGTCTACGGCTTGTCCTCTAGACGCCTCAGGAAGCATCATCAAGAATATTTTTCTGGCCCTGCCCAagtagctgagttggttagagcatcaaacaccaaggttacaggtttgatccccggtcagggcacatacaagcagcaaccaatgaatgtaccAATAAGTGTAACAATAAATTCatgtttcttgctttctctctccctcttcttctctctataaaatatcaataagtaatttttaaaaaagaattatttttcttttatggggCACGGAGTGGGGGGATTAACAGCAGTTTCCAAGAGAGGGAGGTCTGTGCCCTCACAGGAAGCAGGCAGGCCAGACGTCTGTCATCTGTTGTGTGGCAGTGCCCACAGGTCTGTCCTGGCACCACCAGgccttctgtctctgttctgctgtGGCCCTGTCCCAGCGGCTCACCTGCTGAATCCAGCTAGCATCGCACCTGTGATtccagagagagatggaggacaCAGAGCCCCCTGAGGACCACGGACAACATAAGCTCTTCCTTCCGGGGCAAACCTTGAGTCAAACCCCTTTGGAAACATTACTCCTGGTCATCGTGCTGGAAGATGCAGCAGCGCTGACTGAGCAGTGCCATTAGGTCTCTGGACTCGCTTAACCGCTGCGCTGGGGCTTGTTACTGAGGCGGACCTCGATCAGAGACCCCCTGGCAGTTGTCAGCTGCAGTGAGTTGTGCTAGAAAAGACAGGGCCGCTGCTCAGCTGGTTTCCTGGTGTGCACTTCCTCTTCGCTCCAAAGAAAAAGGTGGGGGTGGCAGCGTCCTCCAAGGAAGGAGAAGCAAGCGAGAAGCCCCCGGAAAGGCGCGGAAAGGCGCGTCCCTGAGAGGCCGGCCTCCACAGTTGCCAGGCAACCAAGGTAAACAGCTGAAGTCCCAGGACCATGGCCAACTACAGCGCCAACCAGGTAAGCACCCTGCCCCGTTTCTCTGAAGGGTTTAGTTTTGCCTTCAAGTGTCTACCTTGGCGCTGGACCCCGCGGGTAGGCAGGGTGGGGCGGAGCTGTACTGGCCGGGGGGGCCTGGGGTCCGCAGGAGGCGACCCCCGTTGGTTCCTCAGGTCTGAACCAGAGGGCAGCCAGCTTTCTGCACAGGGCCAGGGTCTAAAGGGTTTAGGCTTTGTCGGCCCAGTGACAACATCAGAAGTATCATGTAGGTACTCACGTTAATGACAGAAAACacaacattcaaaataaaacaaccGAGTGCAACTTTTATACAACACtaatgaaaagaacaaattttGGGGGGGAGAAACATTTTGCTTAATTGGGACACAAAATTACTGTTCCCTTTTAGCAGATCAATTGCAAATGTTCATCTATGAAAACCATCCATGGCTTTCTCAGGCGGTACCAAGGCAGACAGGCCGGACCCGGCCCACGACCAGTTTGCTGACCACCGGTCTAGGCAAGAGTTGTCTAATGAAAAGACTGTGAATCAcaaatgcaattttaattttctagtagctacataaaacttcttaaaatagttaatatttcatttagcccaataaatctaaaatattatttcaacgtTTAAtcaattgattttatttatttttagagagaggtgaagggagggagaaagaaggagagaagcattcatgtgtgagagatacgtcaattggttgcctctcaaacacccctAACTGGGGGACTGGCCCCATGCGCccagactgggaatagaaccatcaacctttctgttcacaggctggcacttgatccactgagccacaccagccagggcttaatcaATATTCTAAGAGTTATAATCGGATGTTTTACATTCCCTTCTTTGTACTAAGTCTTTACAAAGCACGTCCGTTTGGACTGTCACATGTCAAGTGCCCAACGGCAGCCGTGGGCGGCCGGAGGCTCCATACTGGACCCAAACACATTTAGACCAAACACAGGACGTCCTCACTAAAGCCTCGCTTGGTTGTCCAAGCCTGTGGTCCTCAAAGCTAAAGAACTGGGTCCTGCCGTCATCTCCTGGGCTTAGGGTCTGGGGGCCTCACAGCGAtgctctgctctctccccacaGTATGAAAAAGCTTTCTCACCCAAGTACCTGCAGAACTGGTCTCCTGCCAAGCCAACCAAGGAGGTATTCCTTCCTGTTCAGCACCCCCAGGCCGGGTTCTGGCTCTGCGTTGGGTGCTGTGTGGTTCATTttccctcccacaccctcctCGCCCTCAGCCCTACCTCAAGCCCTCAGCTACCCCTCCATTTCCCAGCCTGTTCCCCCAGCACTTCTCCCCCTAAATCCATCCCAGAGCATTCCGGCCCATGAAGGCTACACCCAGGTTATTGCCAACGATCGTGGTCACCTGCTGCCTTCAGTGCCCCGCTCCAAGGTGAGGCCCTCACCTCCATTCTCTCCAAAACCTGCAGCAAGAGGGGAGAGAATCTCCTGCCGCCAAAGTTCCTTCTAATTCACACTGCAACATGAGTGCCCCCGACTCCCGGCCAGCTCCCCCAGCAGGACAACCTGTAGGAGCGCCTGCAGATGGCACTTACCCACCCTGTGGGCACTCCGCCCAATGCAGCCCCAGGACACAGGGTCGAGCCAGCAAGGATCAGCGGACAAACAGGGTAACctaggcggggtggggggggatgctTCCAGTCTTGTCTCCTTTCCACCCCGTCCCAAAGGTAAGGACAGAAATAGCGAACACGGGTCCTGCCAATGGGTCAGTTACTGTGGTTGAGGAACGTGTCTTCTTCCTTTTAGGCAAGTCCTTGGGGTTCCTTCATGGGCACCTGGCAGATGCCTCTGAAGATTCCCCCTGCTCGAGTGTCCCTGACCTCTCGTTCTGCTGCTGGTGCCGCCTCCCTCACCACATGGATAGAGAAGGATCCCGACTTCCTCAAGGCCTCCAACGGGCTGCGTCCAGAAATCCTGGGCAAGGTACCTACTTTGCCCACCGCACTCCAGACCCTGTGGTCTCAATTCCAACGTCAAGCACCTCCGTTGTTCCACCGCTGTTCCAGCAGAGGGCCCTCTGCCCCATGGTCTTCCCTGCCTAGTCCCTGAGCACCAGGGTCTGAGGGACATCCTACTCACAGCACAAAGCTGTGTTGAACCAAGCTCATGGGGAGGTCGACGCACCAGCAACTCTACCTCTCCTAGGGAAATGGAGACTTAGGGtcctgggtgggctggggggacCTTGACCTGACCAGACTGTTTCCTGTTCCACCCCCCGCAGCCTGGGGACACAGACAGTCGGAAGCAACCCCCAAACTCTGGAAAACAAGCAGCAAGTCCAGCCCCAAGTCCCGGCTCCCCAGCCTCAAACCTCGGCTCCCCAGCCCTACCCCAGAGTGCACACCCCTCTGCAGGCCACACCCCAGGCCCCGCAGGCCCAGTCTCTCCTGCGAGCCCTGTGGGGAGCCCCTGTGAGTCCCACACTAGCAGGTCTAGTCCAGCGAGGGCCCTGAGATGCCAACCTGGGACGCTGGGAGGGACCCCCTAAGGAAATCTTTCTAGGGACAGCGTGAAGGAATAAGCAAGACCCCAGTCAGGGGAATTATGGGAATAAAgacaaatttggaaaataaacat
The sequence above is drawn from the Desmodus rotundus isolate HL8 chromosome 12, HLdesRot8A.1, whole genome shotgun sequence genome and encodes:
- the CFAP126 gene encoding protein Flattop isoform X2; the protein is MANYSANQYEKAFSPKYLQNWSPAKPTKESIPAHEGYTQVIANDRGHLLPSVPRSKASPWGSFMGTWQMPLKIPPARVSLTSRSAAGAASLTTWIEKDPDFLKASNGLRPEILGKPGDTDSRKQPPNSGKQAASPAPSPGSPASNLGSPALPQSAHPSAGHTPGPAGPVSPASPVGSPCESHTSRSSPARALRCQPGTLGGTP
- the CFAP126 gene encoding protein Flattop isoform X1, with the translated sequence MANYSANQYEKAFSPKYLQNWSPAKPTKEQEGRESPAAKVPSNSHCNMSAPDSRPAPPAGQPVGAPADGTYPPCGHSAQCSPRTQGRASKDQRTNRASPWGSFMGTWQMPLKIPPARVSLTSRSAAGAASLTTWIEKDPDFLKASNGLRPEILGKPGDTDSRKQPPNSGKQAASPAPSPGSPASNLGSPALPQSAHPSAGHTPGPAGPVSPASPVGSPCESHTSRSSPARALRCQPGTLGGTP